GTAGTACCAAACACAAACAGTTCTGTACACTAGTAGAGTGTGGTGGAACACTATGGAATGTCTTCATTAAGTTAGGGATGGGAGTCCATATAATGAAGCTTAACAGATGGGCATGTTTAATTTGTTTCCTCTGTGCCCCCCATACTGTAAATAGTTtagttggttttctttttaatgatcTGTATGTggggagaggggctgggagggaggggtTATATTTGTTTGCATGACTAAGTGGGTTAAATTGCTCTAGGCATGTGTCCCTTTTTTTGGTTGGTAGGGAATTTTGTTGAAAAAGCACCTTGATGACTGAACCCCTTACATAGCTAGAAGTTTAGTTATGCGTTGACCTAGGTTACTGTAAAAGCTTGGATTTATTTTTGTAGGACCTTATTGCTAAGAATTAGAGCATAGCAGTGGGGCTGCTCTTTGGAGTAATGTAAATTGTAATTATAATAAACATGTAAATGTTTCATGTTTCTCTTTTGCTCTGTTCTGGCCATAGCTCTGTAACATCAGTCCCTACAGCTTGTCAAGTGCCTGTCCAGGCACCAGGGCTCAGATCTAAGAGAAAAGctggctggcaggctgcagggtaTTAAGAGTGTTTGAAAAGATCTTAAACTTCCGAATCCAGGCACTGACACACCCTCCTTGTCACTGTTaccctgtgtttctgtgctccactcTAGCAGAGGAATCAGCTGAGTGTTGCtgttgcccacactgccctcagCATTCACCTCGTGGTGTGACTGCCAagctcctgggctgctggggctTAGCTTGAGTATGGTTTGGGTGGCAGCATGCTAGGTCAGTAGCCTCAACAGCCTTTGGTCTCTGGGCTCCCACCAGCAAAGCAGGGCGTGTGCTGAaagggctgctggagaggcagcTGCCTCTAATTGCTCTGCTGGCAGACAGCCGGTATGAAGTGAGTGCAGGGGTGGAATAGCTCTACCAGAGTCAACTGACTTGTCCAGGATGGCTTTGACAAAATGAGAACTCATAAGGTGTGATAATGCCTTTTCATTTACTTTAATGCTGTAATTCCCCTTGTTTCTACAGCAAAGCCTAGGATCTAGCATGAGATGAagtgtgccagcctctcctagTTTGCTGTACCTAGCTCATTCCAGTGGAGAATGGCTACCCTGAGTGACTGTGGCTCAGCCCCTGGCTCGTTCACTTCAAGCTCTTCCCCAAGGGAAATGTTCATCCCTTTTGGGGCTGGGGTAGCAGACTGTTGTCCCTGGGGCTTTTCTGCAGCCCCATCAGCTTTCAGGTGGAAACACACAACATAAGAGAACGATAGTGGCTTGTACAGGAAACCAAATAGCTCTCTTGACTCAAATTCATCTCAGGGCCTGAAAAATAAACCAATAGAAGCTTCCAGCAGCTTGTTTTCTTTAGATGATGTGATCCAATACTCTCTGGAGTTGAAGCAGAACTCTAGTCCTTTGTGGTCCTCTGCCAACACTTTGCTTTGCAGCCTTTGGATTAAGTGTGATTGTGGAGTGATGCCAGGGAGTGTAAGGGTTAGTGCAGGTCTCTGCCTTCTGTCTGAAGTAGTCCAAGGATGCCCAAGTAACTCCTCCCACAATGTCCTGGGGCAGAGGCTCCTGTAGCTGAGCTGGATCTAAAGCATCTCAGTGAACACTGACCACCTGACAACTTTAGATTTCTCTAAGTTTATTACAGTCCATATCTTAATGTCTGCAGTGAGTAGAAGACACAGAGCAGACAGAGTCAGCTCTCTACGTTGCTTACAGTGTGTCAGCCATCTCCATCTGAAGGGAAGAGAGAACTAGCTCACaactgctggggctgggagcagcaacCAGGCTCCTGTGGTTAAGGTGCAGAGCAAAATTAGCTGAGAGAGAGCACGAAAGGAGCACAGGGGTGGATGGTTTCATGATGTTGTATATAATGTTTGTTGAGTTATTTTTAGCATAAGTTACTTGGACCAGTTATTACTGGTCTATAAATCTCTTCATGGGCAACAACAGCAACATGTTATTCTGAACTAGATGAATCATGCATGGTCTATGTGAGCACCAAGTCATGCACCCCTGCTGCCATGAcatgcctgcagcactgtgctcaTGCCAACTTCCAAAACCAGACCTCACCACCTCTACTTCCCTGTAGGGGTGAAGCTTacacctgctgcagggctgaagcCCAAACCCTGGCTCTTTATATGTGAGGATACAAgctgggaggaggggaaagcatCATTCCTTATTAGCAATGAGGGTACAACACACCCCTTCAGACAGACACTTAACAACAGAAGATGCAAAGTGAGACACTGAAAAGTAATCATTGAAGTGTCCCAGGAAAAAATGCAGACAGTCTTTGTCCTTTAATAGATCACTACTGCTGCTCTGTAGCCAGACAACTCATCCTAGAGGATCAAAATCCAAGGAACAGACAAGATTGTTTTAAAAtaacagctttaaaaaaaaagtaggttTATTGTAGGTCTCCAGAGGGGCACAGTAAGAGTAAGTGGAATACCTACATGGTGTCTATACAGAGAAACCCATCACTTGAATTAAAAGAACCAGCTAAGCAGTCAGACTTCATTCATCAtgatgttttcttctgtttcttcttttcattttcttccttttctttctcaatTTCAGCAACGTACTTCTCAATTTCTTCAGGGTTGAGGATCTAAGACAAACAACAGGTGAGCCTCAAAACACTACTCTGGGTTACAGACTTTTATTGAAGCAATCAGAGTTCTGCCAGGGAAAGAGAGTGGTGTTTGCCCAGACTGCAGGAACCTTGAGCAGACACAACAACGTTTCTTGGCCACTAACAGTAAACAGAAGCCCAGGCCGGGGCAGAATGGGAAATAGAGGGCTGGAAGATAGGGGAGATCAAGGACAGAAACAGAGCTACAAAGGGAGAAATGCAAAACAAAAGACAGTACCTTCAGTGGCTGTTCTCGCCTCATAACTGCCAGCTCGATGTTCTTCCCACCAGACTGCACCACCTTAAGTAGAGTCAGGTTTGGGTATTAGGAGTATGTCCACCAAGGTCTTCTTTGAAGAAGGGTATGCATGGGGAGCACTTCCCCCATGAGTCCTAAGCTCTCCACTCCAGTAGCAGTGTGGCACTCAAAAAATAAAGCTCTTCCTGCTGGCATCAATGTGCCTGGCAGCTGAAGTACACCTTCCACCACTTCAGTGTTGGTATCTTCTACATCTTAACCCTCAGAATGAAATTGATTATATTGGCTTATGCTACATCTGGGTTATAGCACATCTTTGGTGCATTTAAGGCCCAGAAACAAAGTCTGTTTgctgagagagagagctgctAGGAAGCTCTGGATAACTAACAGAAATTGTTACCTAAAGTATTCTGAATCTCAAAGTAACCCCACAGCCACAGTTTGCAACAAGCAGTTTTCACAGATCCTTTCACAGCGTGCTTCTCTGATGTGCACCAAGATTTTTGTGTGCTCCCATTTGAGACAGTGAGAGGTTACAGCAAGGAAGAGAAACACTCACCTCTAGAAGAGCTTTGATGACCAGTTTAATGGTCAGGTCATCTGTCTCAATGGCTTCATCAGTATAGTTTTTCTCCAGGAATTCACGCACAGATTTGGCTCCTCTGCCAATGGCATTAGCCTGGGAAcagcaagaggaaaaggaaaaaaatggcatTTAGGGGATACTTCATTTACAGAATGACCAAGAGTCCTGCAATTATATAATCCAAACCCATTTTGTGATCAGGAGACTGAACATGTCACTGCCCACATGTCAGACAAAAAGACAGTCCTGAGGCACAGATGGTTTTTGGGGCACAGGACAAGATGTGCCAAGGAAAGTTGAACTGCAGGCTGCCACTCTCGCTAAATTCTGTCATTAAAGATTTCTGTAGCTGAGAGCCAGTGCCTCTGGCCAGCAAGATCTCCTTTCTTCACTAGTCCCTCTTCAAAGGAGACATCAATTCACACATTTCATCACTTCTCCTCAAGAGACAGAATCAACTCACCTTCCAAGCATGATATGTGCCAGAGGGATCAGTCTGGTACAGCCGTGGGGTTCCATCAAAGTCAAATCCCACAATAAGAGCAGAGATACCAAAGGGTCTGCGACCATTGCTTTGTGTGTACCTCTGACAGAAAGAAGAGACACTTCAGCAGTGGTTCTGAACACAGTTCTAGGGCAGACACTGCAGAAGTTGCAAACAGAAAAGGTACCAGGAAGTTTTAGCAGGCTCTCTTCCCACTGATGTGCTGAAGTTAGGATCTGGTgttttatggaatcatagaaaggcctgactggaaaggacttccaggattgagtccaacaattctctaactctaccaagcctgTTGCTTAATTGTGGCCCCCAGCACCGCATCTCTGTGGTTTTTAAGTACCCCCAGGGATGGAAATTCAACCACCTCCacgggaagcctgttccagggtttgggaactctttcagtgaaattTCTAATAAGCAGCCTAAACCTCACCCAGTGCAACCTGAGGCcccttcctctcatcctatcacttgtgcAGGAAAAGAGACCatcacccacctcactacaacctctttcAGGTAGCAAAGTAGCACAGAAGATCCTAGGCAAGGCAATAGGAGTTGTGGTTGTCCAACTTTGTTCCTGACACCCACTGAAATTTGCAGTGTCATTCCACCTCTGGAAGTCTCCTTCCATTACTGAGGGTTGCTGGAGGCACAGAGCCAGGTTTGCCAGGCCAGGTATACCACTGTACTTTGATGAGCATACTTAGAGAGTCAGAAGATGACAACACTGGACAGTTTTCACCAGTGACTTGTACCAATTCCATCGGAAAGCATGGCCTCTGTGGCAGCATGTGGCAACAGTGTTACAGTGAGTCAGCAAAGTCCCTCCCTCAGCACACACCAGAAGTGCAGGGAAACAAGGCTCCACACCTGCAGCATCACCCCAACAGGAATAAGCTTTAAAACGGTTACAAACCATAATTCTTACAAAGCAACAGTGAACATGTCAGAATGACAGACACAAACCTGAGGGTACTGTAAAGGAACAAAGTGAAACTTTGGAGAGCAGcgttctgctctggcaagctACCGAATGCTACAGAAACAACACTTTTGTCACCACTACCACACTAATATCattctgggcagcagcagatgaaacTTGTTCTAATTCCACTAGTTGCTGAACACAGCTTGAATGCACTGGGAAAGGAAGAGTTCTATTACAGAATGCAATTTGATGTACCCTGAGTTTTATTTTAAATTCCTGAGTAACCAAAGAAAAGCACATTAAGTGCTGCATTAATTTGCTCCCCTCTTACCTCTCCCTGCAGTGGCCTAGTAACAGGGAAAAGAACAGGAGCCCTGAAGCCATTTTGACAATAACATAGCACCTTGATTCTGGGAGTCATTACATCTGTAGATGAGCAGAGTGTTCCTGATGGTATCACAAACATAGTTATGCAGTCCTTACAATTACTAATTAATTTCTTCATCTTGGGGAGAAATAACCCCAACAGTAATCAATCCTTTTCTGTCACTGCATCCTCATTTCCAATAAACACCCACAACGTGTATTGTTGTGTTGACTTTCACTAGCTGAGCAGAACAAGGCCAGGACAGACAACACTCATCTGGAAGTGCTGTTGGTCAGGACATGTTTTGAAGTACCCCTGTGTGGTCCAACATACCTGTTTCAGACTAGCAATGTAGCGTGTGATGTATTCCACGGTGACAGGATCCTCCacagtgagcctgtggctctgACACTCCACACGAGCTCTATTTATAACTATCCTGGCATCAGCTGTCAGCCCTGAAACAAGAGCATGCTCTCAGGTTCATGCTCCTTACCATACACACAACAAAGCCAGGAGCCCTGCCCTGATGCTCACGGGGTCAGTGTCAACAGCAATGAAAACAGTGAATGAGAGATCACACCTCAGGTTTGCTGAACAAAACCAGGCATTTTAAGGCAATAGAAAGAAGCTAATGTATCAAAACACATAGGGGATTTAGCTTATAGCTTCCCTGTTTGTGAGCTGGATAACAAAGGGTAACCAGAGTATTGCACAGACTGGCAGCACTCTGCCTAACAGCAAAGTAACTAAGCAATCCCAGTGCTTACATACATAGAGCTAACTTGTCATGCAATCCACCTGACTATAAACCAGCTCTATCTGCACATCAAATCTTGTCTAGCTGATGAGGCTACAGCTGTATGATGTTAGGTAACAAAAATGACAAtgaaccttaaaaaaaaaaagacatctctTATTGTACTACTTTATTAATAATGCCATTTTCATTCACAGCCTTGTTTCTACTAGACAGCTTCTCCTCAAGCCTGTGAACCCACCTGCAGGCATGACAACCCTTTGCTAAGACAGCCAGAGAGaaacctctgagctcatcactccTGCACGCCAAATCTAAACCCACTGTTTTTTGCTGGAAATAAATCAGATCTCCCCTTCAGGCATTACTGACACAAAGATTCTATACTActtggagagaggagaaagcttctgCAACCCattttcttcactttttttttccttaaacttTCACATCTTCAATTTCAGCTTTGAACAATGGAAATCAAAGCATTTGGAAAAGGAAGGACATGGCTCCAGAGTATTCATGCTTCAAACCCAGAGCTGTCCACTCAAGAGGCGCTGAACTGGAACAGAGGAGTTATCTCTGTTTAATGCAAATCTGCAAAAAATTAGCTTTTCCTGAATGTGGAAAAAGGTCCCCATAACTGACAAATATCTCCTATAGTTCCTGTGACCTGTATGAATAATAGGTATTTCATACACAAgattttaaatatttaaaatacGTAAAATAGACTAAGTAAATATAAAAATTGtgataaatattttaaaagaataTATGTGCTAATGGCACATCACTTCTGTCTTGGTCTTCACATCAAACCTAGAGGACCTCAGTAACTTTAACATCCATTTCCTTTCACTAGACTACTGTCTCTCACTTGTCCACATAGGCTACTCACATATAAGAAAGAACAAGCAGCCATGGAAATACACCTTCCCCATAATCCTCAACCAGTTATGCCAACTATTTTGTGTTCTCAGAATCCATAAGCATAGCCAAAGGTGCCAACCTCCCTTGAAGGGTTCATTTACCTGCAAATGCCATGCAGACGTTGTCATCAAGAGCACAGATCTTCCGTACAGTTCTTTCATCCTGAAGTTTTGCCACCGATTTCTTTTCCACCCCAAGAACAACAATGTCCTTCCCTCTTACTCCAACCTTCAAAGCATTAAAAGAAGAGCAAGTTAAGCTAGGCTCAAAACCAGTAGTTGCAAACTTTGCTGAAGTAAGTAGAAAAAGTAACCTCTACACACACTCTGAATATTAATTCAACATGAGGTCAGTATTTCATTTTGTATTGCCACAACCTGCAGAAAGGACTGAAGTAACAAAAAGTTTGTTAGTCTCACAATCAGCCTATATCAACTTAAATCCCTGTTGTTTCAAAGACATGCATTCTCACTCCTTTTACCAGCTGTGTTTTCCCCAACTCTCTCCAATACTGCAGCCACAGAAGCAGGATCAACATCAAAACTACCACTAGACTTGTGCATTGGTATTGCTCGCCAGATCTCAACACTTAAGATCGGACCAAGTACAACCTACAAGCAGCCTGTCAGTAGCTTGCTGCCTTCATGTCCTAATTCATACTTTGAGTATGTTTTCCAGCAtcagggaggaaaaaacccaaaaggtgACATTTCAGAGTCTTTCCCACTGTTTCTTATAGCATGATGGCACTACATCTTGTTACATTTATTTCTGTTCTGAATGCAGTGAAATTTCTTCTAggtattttgttgtttgggtgttaataattttctctcatccagcttaaacccaaaacacaccaaaaaacaaaacaaacacttaATTGAGCAAAAGTTTGAGATAACTGTAAGCCAGAAGGCTGCTTCTACAAGTCTTTATTGCCACGTTCCCCGATCCACTGGCACTCTGCATCGTGCACAAGTGCAGAATACCACCGTTCTCACCACACGCAGAATAATGAAATCAAGGATTGCTCATCCTCCTGTGGGATCGCTGCAGCTTTGTTCTCCCCTGAGGCAGCTCTGCTAACTCTGCATGCCAGGGCCCGTGGGCTAAGAGCAGCCGGTGTGTGCAGTGGTTGTCAAGACCACGGGAGAAACACGTACCTATACCGAGCCTCCTAGTCAATGACTCAATGCCTAAAACCTCCCAACATTCCCCAAAACAACCGCGCAGTAATGGCCCGAAACAGCCAGAGCTCTACAGACAACAGGGCATCCACTCTGAAGAGAACGGTGATTGCTAAGGCGGCTCCAAGCCCAGCACTGAACCCGATCGCTGCTGCGGCCTCAGGGCAGATCTCCAGAAGCAGGTCACATCTTGACGGACCACCCTTTCCCCTCACGCCCGATCCCACTCGTGCCATGGGCCCGCAGGCCAGGGAGAGCGGCGAGGGACAGGCCCTACCGAGGGCCTTGCCTCCGCCAGCCGGCCCGGCGCCCCGCGCTCGTTCACTCACCGCGGTGGAGCCTTTCTTCACTGCCTCCTGGGCGTACTCCACCTGGAAGAGGTGCCCGTCCGGGGAGAAGACGGTGATGGCCCGGTCGTAGCTCATGGCTGCCGCCCGTGCGTCCCCGCGGGGCCGGAACCAACCGCCTCCCTCAAAAGCGCACACTCATCCCCCGCCCGCCGCTTCCGCAGCTGCGCGCCATCCTGCCCAGCGCCGACGGCGCCCCCTGCGCCAACTCCGCACGCTGCACCGCCAAGGTCCGGCGCGGCGGCAGGGGCGGGAGGCGGGGCTCCATTTGCGCTCTTGGCGTAGGGAGCCCGCTCTACGCACCCGGCGTAGGCAGCCTGGTGCTGGCGCGCTTGGCTTTAGAGGGCGGTCGCCCTACGCAGTTGGCGCAGCTGAGGGCTGGCGGCGGAGGTAGGGAGCCGCCGCTCGCCTGCGACAGGAAGCCCGGCGGCAGGGACGCACCATGTGCGGCAGGCGGGGAGGAGGCGGTGGAGGGGCTGTGGAGGTCGCCTCCCGTTCCTTCCCCAAACAGCGGCCGCCGCCTCCCCGCCTCGAGGCGGCGACGGCGATGGCGACGCCAGGGCGGTGCGTGACGGGCTGGGGGTGCGGTGTCGGAGGGTAATTGCGGGGCGCAGATCGTACCATCTGCGCCGGGCTCCCCTCGCCGTGCACTGCGGAGAATCCGTGCACGGCAATAGCAGCCAGATAATAACAATATTATTAGAGCCGGGAACCGATATATTATAGACACATTAAAAAAGCCCCAGCATGTCGGTTGCCTTTGCTTCTGCTCGCCCAAGAGGCAAAGGGGAGGTCACCCAGCAAACTATCCAGAAGGTAAAAGAGCATGCTTTTCTACAGACAATTCTAGACGTTTATTCCGTCCATGCTCCCGCAGCGGAGGCAGGAGGCTGATTTCTAGGGCGAGCAGGAAAACTAGTGAATTTGCgagggctgcagagatggacagctggagagagaggtgggggaaagaggaggaggaggtggaacaAAGCAAAGGTGTTCAGATCACTGCAAAGACAGCGAGAGGAGGACTTGGGGAATAAAATTAGGATGGCAACGGGGTCTGTTGCTCGCAAAGGGGAGAAAAGCTGCCTATAATACATCGGGAAATTGCAATAAAATCTGCAAATAAATGATTCATTTCTGATGGTATGTCGGCTTCTGCCCCCTTCTCCAAAAAGCCA
The window above is part of the Pogoniulus pusillus isolate bPogPus1 chromosome 29, bPogPus1.pri, whole genome shotgun sequence genome. Proteins encoded here:
- the PSMA7 gene encoding proteasome subunit alpha type-7; its protein translation is MSYDRAITVFSPDGHLFQVEYAQEAVKKGSTAVGVRGKDIVVLGVEKKSVAKLQDERTVRKICALDDNVCMAFAGLTADARIVINRARVECQSHRLTVEDPVTVEYITRYIASLKQRYTQSNGRRPFGISALIVGFDFDGTPRLYQTDPSGTYHAWKANAIGRGAKSVREFLEKNYTDEAIETDDLTIKLVIKALLEVVQSGGKNIELAVMRREQPLKILNPEEIEKYVAEIEKEKEENEKKKQKKTS